GGTAGTTAGTTGGTTAGGAGAGGAGGTCGTGAGCACTGCTCCAACCTAAGCATTCATTATGTCTAGCGCAGGCCAGAGAGGGGTGTGACTGTTGGAGACAGCAGGTTGCATTGAGCCTCAACCGCAGCCTGCCTGCCTATTGTTTTACAGGCATCAATGAATGAGAAAGCGGCAAATCTAACATTTTGCATATTCTAGCCTATATTCCTGATTTAATGTGGTTTAGTGTGAAGTACACATTCGAACACTCAACCATAAAAATAATAGGTTCACAGTTTCATTTGAGTGGGAGAAGGATGGACGGTGTCTTCAACACGTCCTAAAAGACACTTTATTGGTACTGTTTTTCACCAAATGCATCAAGTTTCTCACTCAAATGAATGCTGCGATCACCAAATGGATTGCAGAGAGCTTCAAGGCTCCATTTTTATGGCCAGCAGTAGTAGGCGAACACACCCCCTTCCCTGCTTGACTGACACCTCCAGATCAATATCTCTGGCATGAATATGATGCCCCAGGCTTGCAGTTTTTGATTCGCTTCAATCCCTATTTGAATAACAGTGCTGATGCATAATTTCACTTCCAATGTTTGCATGCATTTCAATATGTTGCCTACACTAACATGTACATTACATCTTGCATGTACTATTGTCTGTAATTATTCTTGATTTCCCCCTCTATTTGCTGTGTTTTTAGTgaggctattttctgtatatttCAATACCTAATATAAGAAAGATAAGGATAAATATAGACTATAGTCAAACGGACAGTTATTGTATGAAGAAGACAATGGCATTTAATGAACCAATTTGCATATTTAGTGAAGCTGTAATAATCATCCTGTGACGCATTCTGCAATAATCATCATGGACCAAGTTCAGTGTGTGGTGGATGCTGGGTGTAGATTTAAGGTGTGGACGGCAGGCTAATTTAGGCGATTGCAAGAAAGACGTCAAAGAGCCTTCTCCTCAAGGCTCTCATAACCTTAGTCATAACCACAATATATTTCACCTTGGTAGTCAGTCGTAACATTGTTCTGCTTGTCACAAATCTGGATGAATTCAGTTCCAAGCTAAGCTTTTGCTCAGAGAAGACCTTTGTCAGTCGGAGCATATAGCCAAATACAGACTTAATTGAAACTCCCTTCAAAAACGGATTCAGTCTTGATGGTAGATAATGCCAGCCTTACAGGCTTTCCAACACCGGGAACAGCCTACATCTTCAAATCTGATATGAACCTTCGTCATACTTAAACTAAAatctgccatttagcagacacttatatCTTcggcgacttacagtcatgcgtgcatacattttatggatgggtggtcccaggaatcgaacccactaccctGCCTTTACAAGTactgtgctctaccaactgagtgaCAACGGACCACCTTCATCAAACTTTGTGTGTAGGTTGATTAGACATAATCCAACATATAGTCAGGATATTGATTGTCTGCCTGCTGAAGGCATTAAGCTATGCCTCTAATGACAAATAAATATGATACCTTTGAAGGACACACTATCTACCAGAGCCTAACCTGTGGGCATGTTAGACAGTGATTCCTCATAGCATGTCAGACAGTTGAATGAGAGTCTATCCCTTGAAGCAGCAGCTCTATGAGAGGCGACTAGGCTATGTCCTGCATATTCCATACAATTTGATGTGTTTGTGCTCCATATGCTATTATTTTTCCACCTCAAGATAACTTTTCAAATGTCTCCCCTATTTTAGCCATGTCTGCGTCTCCTGGATGTGTTCTTGTCTCCTTCTTTCTTTTGAAGTGTTTATTCACGTTCCCTCCCTGCCACTCCTCTTACTGTCTGGAGTTTATAGATCTATGGAGAGGGCTCGCTCGGGGAACCAGTCTGTTCCTTACAGTGAATCTGTCTCGGTAGATAAGATCAACAGTGTGACAAGGGGACTCAGCCAGAGAGCACTGCTGTCAGTTCACTTTGGTCCAAAGTGAATGATTGTTAGTAAATAGACACTGGTTCACTGCAGTTTGGTCTGGTGTGGGGATTAGTGTGTTGACCTCCTCTTCCCTGCTCTACCATTCTATTCTGATCTTCTGATCTCCTGCTCTTTCTATCTCCCCTCTGTTTCAGATCAACGAGTTAAGTAATGTTCCTGTACCAGTAATGCTGATGCCTGATGATTTTAAAGCCTACAGTAAGATCAAAGTGGACAACCACCTATTTAACAAGTAGGTATCCTGAGTTCTAACTTTGCAACCTGCCATACCATATTACTGCACACCATATTACTGCCCATATAAACAAGAGGCCAATTTAGCTGCATTGTTTAGAAATATACAGTACAGACCCGAAGTCTGTTAACACTATGTTATGCTACTGATTAGGAGAGAAAAGGTCTTGGCTTGGTTGGCCCAATGGTCTATGACGTGGTTAAATCACTAGCTAGATCAAGCTCCTCTATCACCTGTAATATAACTCACCATGGGTCTAGCGATCCCCACTACACTGGAGTTGTAGTCAAAACATTAACTGAACACTTAACTGAGCAGCTTTGCAATGCAAATCATCCTCATAGTGAAGCACCTCTAGTATGCTGGTCAAGAGCTTCTCACATTTCCATTATCTAGTCCAGTGGTTTCCTCCGATGACATCAACACTCTGCTAATGGACTAACTATAGAATgagaatactagaatggacattaaCCTTCATATGATGGGATAACAGTCAGCCATTTgggtcagggagttggtcaaccatgATTTGCCAGTGCTGTGATGAGATATTGTGTAAAGTAATGCATTTGAAGAATTtagctagccagacagttttagGGGAATGATTCCATACATTTTTCAAACGaactgccaatatgccaacatttCATTCAAACGATGCAATCAATCCACAGCCATAACatggctgaaatcagttgatgataggactTAGACAAGTTGTAATGCAACAAGTACTTATATTGTGTCATGTAATAGCACTCCAAGAAAACAACACAAATTGGTCTGTTAAAAATAATAGTCTGTTTACGtatattttggaagctattttTACCGAAAATTGGTTTAAAACCCGGATGATCTGTATATTACTATTTTAGGTTGGTAATAATTATATTACACATCTTCTGATATATCACATTCCTTACTTTGATTTTCCTGCGTAAGTAAAATCAAGATTATGCCTCTGGCGATCTCCACTACGCCacactacactggagttgttGTCAGAACATTAATTCAACACTTAACTGAGCAGCTTTGCATTGCAAATCATCCTCATAGTGAAGCACCTCTAGTATGCTGGTCAAGAGCTTCTCACATTTCCGTTATCTAGTCCAATGATTCCTCAGATGACATCAACACTCTGAATGCTAATGGGCTAACACACTCTTCTATATTAACACTCTTCAACACTCTTGTATCTCTCAGGGAAAATCTGCCCAGCCGCTTTAAATTCAAAGAGTACTGCCCTATGGTGTTCCGCAACCTGAGGGAGAGGTTCTCCATCGATGACCAGGATTACCAGGTAAAATATGGTCTCCTGTGTGGAGATGTCTAAGGGGAAGAATGTAGGATGGGTTAACTGAAGAGAAAGACCATTTGAGGATGGGTTAACAGTAGTGAACTGAAAGACAGAATGAGGATAGACGTTTGCTTGGCACGGCTCAGTAATGTCAAAAGGGTAGAGGACAATTATGGAGAGTGCAGATCAGAGTACCACAACCCTGTTGTTCCCTGCCCAGTTTGACTCATTGCAGATTCCAATTCTTCCCTCAGCCCAATGTAGTCAGGCTTTATCAGCATTTCATCCCTCAGCCCAATGTAGTCAGGCTTTATCAGCATTTCATCCCTCGGCCCAATGTAGTCAGGCTTTATCAGCATTTCTTCCCTCAGCCCAATGTAGTCAGGCTTTATCAGCATTTCATCCCTCGGCCCAATGTAGTCAGGCTTTATCAGCATTTCATCCCTCGGCCCAATGTAGTCAGGCTTTATCAGCATTTCATCCCTCGGCCCAATGTAGTCAGGCTTTATCAGCATTTCATCCCTCAGCCCAATGTAGTCAGGCTTTATCAGCATTTCATCCCTCAGCCCAATGTAGTCAGGCTTTATCAGCATTTCATCCCTCGGCCCAATGTAGTAAGGCTTCATCAGCATTTGTTGATATAGAACTAAAAGACTGTCCCCTTTTTACTGAGTTCTCACATGTAAACAGTGGGTGTTTTTAGTGTTTAGCGATACCAAGCATAGTTTATTACATTAAGTTCAACTAACTTGGTAGCCTTGCTGACTGGATCGCTAtgtgaaatgttttttgtttagCTTGGAATAGCTCTATGTAAATGAAATCCATTGATCCATTACTAACTCGTGAAATAATTATGAAACATTCTTTACAGAGGGCTTTTCATTCATGTCAAAGCCTCAATTTTCTgctctgcatgtctctctcccccGGGCTCCCTCCTGTGGTGGATCATCATCAGAACTCTCTGACGAGGAGCGCCCCGCTGAACAGCGACTCCCAGGGGCGCTTTGGCAACCGCTTCCTGTCCAGCTACGACCACCGCTTCGTCATCAAGACGGTGTCCAGCGAAGACATCGCCGAGATGCACAACATCCTCAAGAAGTACCACCAGGTGGGAGAGTTACCACATACACAAATATAACACGTTtgaatttttaaaatgtattttctgtACAAACATACACCCTCTTAATACATGTTGAAGGGAGCATGCTGGCTTAAAATATTGAGGACCTTTCAATGTGGTGCTGAAGAAATATCGGTGAATTGTTCAATTTGGTGGGACTATCCTTTTGTAATAGCTAACAATTTATGCCGACTTCATTACTGGAGCTCTCTCCCTGTTTCCTTTGCATTACTCATTCCcgttcctctttcccctctctctctcctttcctccattgGGTGTCTCCAGTTCATAGTGGAGTGTCATGGCAGCACTCTGCTCCCTCAGTTCCTGGGCATGTACCGGCTAACAGTGGACGGGGTTGAGACGTACATGGTGGTGACCCGTAATGTATTCAGCCACCGTCTCACCGTGCACCGCAAGTACGACCTGAAGGTAGGTGTCGATGTGAACACTAGCTTGGAGGGAACCAACTGGGAGAACACTTAATGGTAGTACACTAACTTCAGTAGGGCACTAGGAGCACACTTACAGCTGTAACACTGTTGGTGCTCATTGGGCTAAGGGCATTTGTAACAAGCTCAATGCATAGGGTGCTTGCAGAGTATTCCGGTTCCCAGTAGAACTTGAGCCTCCAGACAATTTTTTGCTCCAATGGTtgtgatgtattttttttttattacatttttatttaacctttatttaactaggcaagtcggttaaaacaaattcttatttacaatgatggcctacccccggccaacgctgggccgattgtgctccccctatgggactcccaatcacgtccggatgtgatacagcctggaatcgaatcagAGACTGTAGTGacgtgatgcagtgccttagaccgctgcaccactctggagCATCTAGAAGGGGAAATGGTTTAGAATGCTGCTCTTGTGGAAAAGCTCAGCAAATCTGTCTCTTTGTGCACGGGCAACAACACTGAGAACAGAGGTGTGACGGCGTGCATGCCTATTGGCTCTCAGAACACCGTTTCCCGTACAACAAACAACTCTGTCGCTGCCAGGCATTCTCAGGGGGAAACAGTTCTGCTTTCTGAAATATGACAATGTTATAACCATACTGTCAAGTCcaggagaaagaaagggggaacaAAGATGCAAATAATGTCTGTGTCTAACTCTGCATTCCGTTACATCTCTGTGAATTatctattttttttctcattcagGGTTCCACAGTCTCAAGGGAAGCCAGTGACAAAGAGAAGGTGTGTTCTTTTACATATATACGATGATGAGAGGAGTGTTGGGGTACAATGACAGCACCCCAAAAATAACTGGATCGTGCTAAAAAAAAAAGCATCAAACTAACCAGCTAAAAACAAAACTCATTTACAGGCCAAAATACTTTTTTAGAAAAGTACAGAAatactgttttttttctccatctaATGATAATGAAGCacaaatgaaataacacatccaCAGTTGGGCCATGTCCGACTGCTGTCTATGCTGCGCAGAGGGGGAAGTCAAAAGGGGGTGAGTGTAGTCCATGTGGAATAGTTAGCTGTGTGCGCTAGTAGTATCCACCATGTGAGTTACATTACCCGGTCTGAAACCTAGAAGTAGTTATTTCCCTTCCTGGTTACGTCTTTTGTAGAGCGGTTCGTAAATACTGCTTTGTGAGTGCTGAGTTGTTGTTGGGAACAGAAGGTTGCTGGTTCACACCCAGTGAGGGACGGACAGAACCTGGTGAAGCCAATGTCACTGGTCGTACTGCGGACCTCGCGCTCGAGAAACCCAACGTCTTAAACCATTACACCAAGAGGAAATACCTGAAATGGTTGTTCTTCCTCAAAAGTCAATCCAAGGATAATGAGTGGAAACTAAATCAAGACCTCTGGCACAAATGACAATCTCAGAATATTTTGATTCTAATTTCTATCACTCTACTCAGGCCAAGGAACTCCCTACCTTTAAGGACAACGACTTTCTGAACGAGGGCCAGAAGCTGCAGATAGGCGATGACAACAAGAAGTACTTCTTGGAGAAACTAAAGCGCGACGTAGAGGTAGGACACATCTCATGGCTGCTCgattttatgtttttattatcaTTACAGTCATTGTGAAAATATCCGTAAATGGACTTCTGCACATTATTTTTGGTTTCTAGTCCtttcaaccagtttcacctgtgAACAAAGACATGACTTTAGGTTgacaaatagaaaaataatagtGACTTTAATGTCCTCCAAATTTCCTAAAAGAACATTTGTTACAATATCTGACATCTTTCTCCTGTTTGTGTACATAGTTCCTGGCCACTCTAAAGATCATGGACTATAGTCTCCTGGTGGGGATCCATGATGTGGACCGGGCAgagcaggaggagatggaggtggaggcaggaggagaggaggaggagtatgaGAACGATGGGATGGGAGGAGCACTCACCGGCTCCTTCGGCACCCCTCCAGACAGCCCTGGGAACCCCCTCAACTTTGGCGGGTTCTTTGGCCCTGGCGAGTTCGACCCCTCCGTGGACGTCTACGCAATCAAGAGCAACGACAGTAAGAGACTGTCTTTCTTGAGTTGTCAAGTGATTTTTATATGCAATTATACTATATTTGTGCTACTctctatctacagtgccttcagaaagtattcacacctggactttttccacattttgttgtgttacagcctgaatttaaaattgattacatttttgaTTTTGTCTCTGGCCTGCACACAAATGCCCCATAATGTCGAAGTGGACTTGTGTTTTTCTAAATGTTTACATATTAATAAAAAATTGAAATCTgaaatgcctcgcaaagaagggcaccttttGATAGGTATACAAAAAATACAGACATTGAATGTCCCTTTGAGgaatggtaaagttattaattacactttgtatggtgtatcaatacacccagtcactacaaatatacaggtgtccttccgaactggagaggaaggaaaccactcagggatttcaccatgaggccaatggtggctTTAAAACGGTTACAGAGTTTAAtaactgtgataggagaacactgaggatgggatcaacaacattgaagttactccacaatactaaccttattggtagagtgaaaaggaagcctgtacagaataaaacatattccaaaacatggatcctgtttgcaataagtcacttaaataatactgcaaaaaagGACCTGGAAATGgttaacaaccaatttgacagagctttaagaatttttttaaaagaataatgggaaaatgttgcacaatccaggtgtgaaaagctcttagagacttacccttaaagactcgcagctgtaatcgctgccaaacggtgcttctacaaagtattgactcagtggtgtgaatacttatgtaaattagatatttcattttcaatattttagcaaaaaacatgttttcactttgtcattatggggtattgtgtgtagatgagtaaGCAACCAGGAAATGCTGGAGCAATTTCTGTATAGTGCATCTTTAATTAACATTGAACATTAAACTAATTTTAGAACAGACATCATGGGACTGCCCAGTGAAAAGTAATACTTGCTATTTATACTCTTATGCACTGTCTTGCTCCTTGTGGTAGGTGCTGTGAAGAAAGAAGTGTACTTCATGGCTATCATCGACATCCTCACACACTACGATGCTAAGAAAAAAGCTGCACATGCTGCCAAAACTGTGAAACATGGGGTGAGTAATGGACTACCTTTGACCAAACATGAAGCCAAGTGATTAGGCTGCAAAGATGCTAGATCATATAGTAGTTTCTAGGAGAAGATGTGTTATTACATATAAATTGTAGTTGTATGTTCCTAATGTGCATGTGTTTACACTGaactctgttctccctccttcaGGCTGGGGCAGAGATCTCCACCGTAAACCCAGAGCAGTACTCCAAAAGATTCTTTGAGTTCATGTCCAACATCCTGTCATAGAATCATCTCTCCTACCCCAGCCAATCACATCCTGTCATCAGCcacacccacccctctctccctcctcctgccccTCCCACCTGATTTAGCCCCACCCCTTACCCTCCCACTCTGGGGATGACAGACTGAAAGGATGCACAGACGAAGAGCCTGTTACATTGACCCACAGAGAGGGGGCGCCGGACtttttcttttaaaaaaaaagcaACGTGTCTCTTCTCCACCCCCATGTCCCCCTGCCCAGCCTACCACCTCAATCTGAGCGCTCGACAAGGAAGGCTTGTGAAACAGAGTTCAATAGGATATTTGAGACCCTCCCCCTTTCTGCCTTCCCCACCACCTTATACTAGTCCTCACGCCAGCACGGGAACTGTCTCACTAATGCCTTGAAAGAGTGTCAGCTTCAGCAGTAGGAGTCTGTTTAGTACCGTCTGTTCGTTTCGTTATTAttttcagacacacacaaacctctcACAGACACAGAAGCGGTCAGATCGCATGAATCTTTTGACCGAACTCTGCCTCCTTGACTTGTCAGGAGATCTGCAGCCGACAGTATCAAAATTGGAAATGCAGGAGATTAATAAGGGTTTTACGTAAATAAATGCAATATCAAAATGCATGGCTGAAATGTACATGACTCTGCCAGTTAGTTGAAACGTCAAACCACTGAATTTAGCATCTGAGCATTATGACTAAAAAAGACAACATAAGTGTCTGAATGTTACGTTGCCATATTGTTCTGAAAACTTTTGACATTTTTACCATGAACTTGGTTGGTAAAGGAAAATCCACATAAAAAAGGGGAATACTAAAGCAAATGCTTGTTTTATTACCATAAGAATCATTTTTATATCTCGTTTACATTAATGTAGCATTTGTGTTTGTATACAGTATTGTTTTGTAACAGACATTAGATCAGAAAAGTTACTTGAAAAGGATTCATTACATATTAAAAGGGAGTTATTGTTTTCCTGAATTTAATTCATTTTCTCACCTTTGACTAACAAAGATCATTCTTTTGTGCTTTGTCGCGGTGGTTTTAAATTAGGTTATTATAATGACTTATTCCGTGTCGAGAGACAAGTGTCAATAGCTGTTTAGCCGCTCAATTAATTCAAATGAGTCCCTGGAGACCGTTCTTCTCACAAGGTTACTGAATTAGGCTCCTGGCTATCTTTCCGTTTTATTAAGTCACCACAGCACGGATAATCCACACAAATATCAATCTGATAAATCTGGCATTTAACAAAGTTAAGCCCTCATCTTTCATTACTTGCTCACAAATAACATACCAGGCACACCAGAGTCATTATAACACTAATAGTCATTCATTTTATTGAACAGTATCTTAAGAAAAACAGTACACGCAGTGTTGATCATGATCATTTTCATACAAAATAGTAGGAGTTggtagagatgagggagaggagcttTAATCCATTCTGGCCTTCAGGGTACGTGTGGTGATCTTGTCCTTCTCACTGTCAAAATAAGTCAAATCAAGGTACTGTCACTACAACAACACTGACCAGAGCATTATTCATATCACCATCTAAATGTCATTTGTATGAATCCTCTGATTAATTACACATTTAGCAGgtatttaataaaaaatgtagGCAGTGGAAGAGGAAAAGTATGACTGTACTTACATGACTTGCACAATGACACCCATGCCTGAAACGGCATCCCTGTCCACTGCATTCAGCATGGCTTGGGAGATGGTCTCAAACAGGTCCTCTGGTTCCTGCAGGTGTCAAAAATAACCATTGTAAATAAAGATAGAGATATAATCAACTATCACACTCAATGTATTATCTTACAATACAGTACACAACCTACCATGTCTGGCTCCCAGAGAGATTCACACATGCCGTACATCTGCTCTGAGCAAGTGCCGCTCACAACAAAGTCCTCTGTCACCATGGGGCAGCCAATCAGGTCCAGCGAGCAGATAAATGGCTCAAAGGTCTTGGGGTCCAGCCCAGCGATCACAGGCTCAATGTAGTATGGTCCAAATCTAAGACGAGGGATACACGTTTGATCAGTCACAGACTTGCCACCAAGGCGGAAGTGTAGACTTGTATATGAAATACTGTGCTTCTTCACATCAGTAAACTCACCTCCTCTCATACAGCAGGTTGGAGACCATGCTCATGAATGTCTTGGGTTTGATCTGACGCCCCTCCTTCAGCTCATAGAGGTTCAATCTGAACTTGAGCCTCTGGGAACTGTTAGAAAAATAAAGTGGATAATTAATATCACCTGCAAGGTCAATCTGTTGCACTGACCATCCAAATACTCTGGAACTTGGGAGAGAAGAGGTGCACTGATGGACCAGTGCACACTTACACTGTCTGTACGTCAGTAGCCAGGCCAGCCAGGCCAATGTAGAGTCTGTCTCCCATGGGAAAGATCTTCTGGAAGTCTGTGGTCACCATCTGAGCCTGTACACCGAATCTTCGATCTGCTGCAATGGCTACACATTGCTTACCCTTCATCGCCATGACGGCACCACCATTATAGGACATAATAGACTGGAGATGGAACACAAGGAAGGAAACGAGGGAGAGAAGTTATGAGTAGCAATCATGACTGGGACAATTTCAAAACCCAAACAACATTGTTTCCATCACTAACTATTGAGTTACTAACTTTGACGGGTGACCCTCATTTACTTCAAACATAGGTGAATTAGTAGAAACATTGGCATAACTATTAACGGCAAGATTATAAACTTCCATCAGACTCAAGTTGCATGATGTTGCATCCCTCTTCAGATAGCTAGTGATAACATTAGCTAGTCAGCTCATTCATAGACTTGCGTTAGTGACAAGAATCCAGTTTATAGCTAACTAGGTAGCGAGTTAATATAGTAGTTGTTTGGAAAATGACTAACACTAGTTACATGTTCGTTGAACAAGTTAGTTAGCCATGCCAAAAGTCACCTGCAatggtaactagctagctaacgttagaaagCTAAATGCTAGCTACCATACTGATAAGGCAGAcggttgctaacgttagctaagctAGTTTTACAAACCAATCTACGGACCACAAGCTACATGCATACATTATTTGACATCGTCTTACCATTGTGAATACGTTGAGGTATCTTCCTTAGCCGTTGAAATATCTTGTAAATGTTCACTATTTTTAATGACTGCGGATAACAATCCCACAGTGACTACACGATTTGGAACAGTCGGAAATCAGCCACCCTTGCTGTTTGAAACGTCATTCGGTACTACACGATGATTGGGTCTGTAAAAAGTTCCGGGTGGCCATTGGTGTTATCGTTGACGGTTGTTAGGGGACTGTGCAAACGTTCCTAGTTTGTTTGAAGCGTGCTAAAGTGAAACAATAATGAAAATAAAGACAAGGTACGGGACCAAACTTtgaaaaaaatgtacagtaaactaTGAGCCTGTGACTAAAACACCAAACCACTGGAGATGGGCACCTCTTAAATCCAGCATTATTATCCTATAAAAAAGGCTTTCATGATAGTCATTCAACAATGTATGTCTACTTTATGATGATGCTGGTGGCAGTGTGCCTGAGAATTTCGTCTTCATAGGACGTTTTCAATTATTATAGTTTTCTGAAGGTGTATCAAAGCAGTAATCAGCATCACATACAACACCACATGTAAACTCAAAGAGTATTTCGTTTG
This is a stretch of genomic DNA from Oncorhynchus clarkii lewisi isolate Uvic-CL-2024 chromosome 17, UVic_Ocla_1.0, whole genome shotgun sequence. It encodes these proteins:
- the LOC139370426 gene encoding phosphatidylinositol 5-phosphate 4-kinase type-2 beta, whose amino-acid sequence is MSSNCTSVAPVSASKTKTKKKHFIGQKVKLFRASEPILSVLMWGVNHTINELSNVPVPVMLMPDDFKAYSKIKVDNHLFNKENLPSRFKFKEYCPMVFRNLRERFSIDDQDYQNSLTRSAPLNSDSQGRFGNRFLSSYDHRFVIKTVSSEDIAEMHNILKKYHQFIVECHGSTLLPQFLGMYRLTVDGVETYMVVTRNVFSHRLTVHRKYDLKGSTVSREASDKEKAKELPTFKDNDFLNEGQKLQIGDDNKKYFLEKLKRDVEFLATLKIMDYSLLVGIHDVDRAEQEEMEVEAGGEEEEYENDGMGGALTGSFGTPPDSPGNPLNFGGFFGPGEFDPSVDVYAIKSNDSAVKKEVYFMAIIDILTHYDAKKKAAHAAKTVKHGAGAEISTVNPEQYSKRFFEFMSNILS
- the LOC139370428 gene encoding proteasome subunit beta type-3-like, whose product is MSIMSYNGGAVMAMKGKQCVAIAADRRFGVQAQMVTTDFQKIFPMGDRLYIGLAGLATDVQTVSQRLKFRLNLYELKEGRQIKPKTFMSMVSNLLYERRFGPYYIEPVIAGLDPKTFEPFICSLDLIGCPMVTEDFVVSGTCSEQMYGMCESLWEPDMEPEDLFETISQAMLNAVDRDAVSGMGVIVQVIEKDKITTRTLKARMD